From the genome of Nicotiana tabacum cultivar K326 chromosome 2, ASM71507v2, whole genome shotgun sequence:
GTTTTAGTCCATAAACATTTTGGTTCCAGCAGACAAATGCATATATGCATTATTCGATGCATCTTTAAATCAGCACCTTGCCATACAAAAACAAcaatctggggagggtagtgtgtacgcaaaccttacccctactttgAAGGTAGAGAGGCGGTTTCCAacagaccctcggctcaaaatcAGCACCTTGGCATATTGTCCAGAATATTACAAGTGGTCATTTTCTATCATTTTGAGTTGAGTCTCTCAGTATAGCTAGCAACCAATTTCATTTCTTCCCAAAAAGGAACTGAAATAATACATGTATAATTTGTCACCAATCATTCACAGATATCTCTGTGTTTTTCAATAACCAAATATTTCGAAACAGTACCTTCTCAAGCAGAGCTCACTCTTCCTACAGCTAAATTACTGGCACAAACCAACTATATGTCTGATAAAATACACAGTTTAGCATTACAACAAAAGATGaaaacattttgggatgtggcccATCTCTCATGTCTAAAGAACAGGGACTAATTTTTTCTGATAAAGCTAAAGAACAAGGACTACTTGCtatattttttacaaaacaagCTAATAGTGGGGCAGAAGGCAGCTAGAAGGAGAAGAAGGCACAGAAATTCGGATATTGGATGAATTAACAGGTGAAGCCTCAGTGACATTACCTTAGGAACTGGAGGTGGTGCCTTACTACAAGCTTTAGTCAAATCCTTGCAAAGGAAACTTTTCAAAGAATCAAGATCTGGATTGTGTTTGTACAGATATTCTGCCACATCCGTATCAGAATAGTCCATGACCTGCAAAAATATGAAGAGAGATAATTGCTGCAAGAAAATTGTTTGCTTGTCCTACTTCAGACAGCACCATATAGAATCTGCTCACTAAACAAGTTATACTTTGCAAACGTTTGCAGATGAATCAACTTCCCCAATCTAACACTACTAGCAGAAGCGGAAAGGATAGAAAGGAAGGTTTAAGGTTTGAATCAACAAAATCAATGCACAGTCTTTTTCCATTGGCACTGAAGCAACAAAGGATTTTCAAGAGCAACATACTATATGTGCTCTCGCTCGTTTGACTTAGGAAGCCAATGAGTATGGATATCATTATTAACGTGATCAAATCATAATTGCACAAGGAGAGTAAATTGGTACGCACATGAGCTTTTTATTTGAGAAAAGTTAAAAACATTTTTGTAGCTGGAGATTCAAACGTAAGCATCTATCATGTCATTATGAACCCTTTAAGCATTCATGAACTCAGTGCTAGTATGCATCATTACTAAAACCAAATGCACATAATAAGTAGGAAAACTTACATCTTGACAAGCACGCTCTATTGTTTTACATTCTGAATTACATTGTCCCTCAGAGTCTTGTTCAACCAGCTGAACATAGGTAAATATCAAGTGAAAAACCTTTCAGAAATATGTAAAAAAGATGAACTTGGTGCCCATCATCAGCACTTCAAAATTGTATACCATCAGTCGAATTCACCAAAAAGAAGTTATATAAGGTAAAGAAGATGCACTAAGCCACAATATCagaagtaaagaaaagaagaCGGGCATAATTCTTACCTCCAACCTATCTCCTTGTTCAACTATATCAATTTTAAGGATCCAATCAGCTTCCTGCTTCTTTAAATTACATACATTCTCTGAAATCTCTATTATCTGATATTCCGAGATCTGACATCATCAAACCACATCCATTGCATCAgacattaaagaaaaaaaaacactgAGGAAACAATAGTTAAACGCAAATATCATCCAAAAACCATTAACAAACCTCCATGTTTAATCAGTATTCTCAATTCTGATCAATTGAACTTTCCAGAATACTAAATATACGTAAGTGAGCTAGAAAAAGGGAACCACAGATGAGAAAGTTACCTTCCTTAGGGAGATCTCAGCTCGTTTGTTCTGAACTTGATTGTATAGCTGATAAGCCAGCTTCTCACACACCTGACATTTTATATAGGGAATGTCCTCTTTTCTTGCCAACCCTACTGGTTTCTTTGAGCAGCGAGTAATAGGCAACCATGTTGTTATCACCATCAatgataacaacaataacaatgccaCCTTCGCCATTGCTTCTGTCAACAAACTTTCGTTGTATTCGAAATTACCCACTTCTGTCTTGGTGTCACTGTAGAAGAGTTCTGTTAATACTCCATTTAAGAAGGAGATTTctacctttatttattttttcatttaaggAGGAGATTTctacctttatttattttttatttcatcttACGTGTCTAGCTGTTTCTTATTGGCTATTGTTATCCTGCGTGTCATGGACCCCACGTGACAGGCGCATCCTTTTGCTTGCCCACAATAAGGAACTACACACTCGATGCATAGGAAATTTCCCACTCTTCTAAAACCctaaatctatatctatactaatACAAGAACCCGCGAGATGCGCGAATAATTTAATAgaatattaatcttataaaattataatttaatatattatattaacttaataaatattagttatattttattatttaatatagtgtGAAGAAATATAACACAATCTATATAAAATTAAAGAATACATATCATATAGTAATCAAATAAATTGTTgaatcctttttatttttattattgaattAGCAAGTACTTAGTACTATTGATAATTTTCTTAagtgttatttatttatcttttattttttaactaatttaaaatataaatatcataaaattatctATATCCCTCTCTTTTTGTATATTCCTTTATACTGTAAtacttatttgattagtttttaaattttgtaGTTTATTAAAAATTTAGATAATGtaatattattttgctaaattataattttgaattcatcaaaagtataaagaataattatgtattatatcctaatagtatctttatatttttgtatttttcatttgaattgaaagtttctttatttatttattatgttttattattttaaaataattttaaaactccaacttgaaactactccacAATTTGAATGGATAATTTTTATtatatacttttattttttattattaatatatatatatatatatatatatatatatatatatatatatatatatatatatatatatatatatatatatatatatatatatatatatatatatatatatatatatatatatatatatatatatatatatataaaactccaacttgaaattactccccaatttgaatgggtaattttttttcctttttttattatagctatttttttttttaaattttaaaattctgtaaaactccaacttgaaactactccccaatttgaatgactaattttttttctttttttttattatagctaattataagatatctttatttattaatttaaatagagTACCAATTTatccaaaatttaaaattcaaaggCTTTTTAGTTTGAAAGGGAGTAACTAAAACTACTCGGAAACTTGAATAGgtagttgtttttttttttttttttttaatattttcaatttttactgTAGCTAATTTAAGTTTtgcttattttttgtttttaaattttaaaataattttaaaactccaacttgaaactactccccagtTTGAATGCCACTTGAAACATATTTTTTCTTAACAATGCCACTtgactttttgtatttttcatttgaattaaaagtttttgtatttctttattttcgtttttctattttaaaataattttaaaactccaacttggaactactccccaatttgaatggacattttttttatttatatatttccattttttattatagctaattttattttttcatttgtttttttattttaatatatttttaaaactccaacttgaaactactccccaatttgaatgggtaacTCTTTTTCGATTTTTATTATtgctaattataagatatctatatttattaattcaaatagagtaactaattaattcaaaatttaaaattcaaaagataT
Proteins encoded in this window:
- the LOC107824430 gene encoding uncharacterized protein LOC107824430, with product MAKVALLLLLSLMVITTWLPITRCSKKPVGLARKEDIPYIKCQVCEKLAYQLYNQVQNKRAEISLRKISEYQIIEISENVCNLKKQEADWILKIDIVEQGDRLELVEQDSEGQCNSECKTIERACQDVMDYSDTDVAEYLYKHNPDLDSLKSFLCKDLTKACSKAPPPVPKNRAPGEPFVSKSSKEAEMEKLLRSMQGMPGAPGMQMYSREDLMNQNFGDEDADDDDDDEGGFPSKLGKVLKGKERKKNDWKQWITKGIQDTSEALKTHANRVSHRMRNWWGAKKAQWKKNSKTSKGEL